From a region of the Drosophila virilis strain 15010-1051.87 chromosome 3, Dvir_AGI_RSII-ME, whole genome shotgun sequence genome:
- the Srp68 gene encoding signal recognition particle subunit SRP68, translated as MVVEEPNPNNAESVEKSDSGTAAPEPVKIFTVEILHMIKDAQQQHGLRHGDYQRYRGYCTRRIRRLRKALKYPQGDKRHFKRRDVTLSQLTGKKADERFIHIPLISAERAWAYAMQLKQEANTEPRKRFHLINKLRRACFYALQLQELCNTEAFDARTKLECEAYVAWMHGTLHFELQLWKTAGEHLKRAQVVYENLAKALPDDDQELYRAKVNEFTPNLRYCAYNISGGASGGNIDEILELRAQGVLENLDVLVSQTKSESSEGLQTIDWRGRKVTVRPEKVRLFLLSAQELDKSLAKTTKLDAKIELIERILMDCKDAIQAVRDEIKQDPKLRSLTTGQTVSGVQYLLAYLSYIRHSRTLQRNLCLVDQAKLNFVDPNQQRTQTQSEGKRVRPQDLARLYEIILQNVTEMQLISGMEEDAQYQSEVANLALTFKAFRCYYIALTLIDMKKWKEAVALYERASNYANDALKGRSCAEFQLQSELKKMVSSIDGSKFSAHAYSVLEDDNSEDVGGVSTKSQKTTKPLYERLSQYKEDQSLHTRAPNVFKLTPDMEPIPCKPLFFDLAMNYLELPSLEDKLESPGKKGASITGFVKGFLGWGGGGNK; from the exons atgGTCGTCGAAGAGCCGAATCCGAATAATGCAGAAAGTGTGGAGAAAAGTGACAGTGGCACGGCTGCGCCGGAGCCAGTGAAAATCTTCACCGTCGAAA TCCTGCATATGATCAAGGatgcacagcaacagcacggCCTCCGACATGGTGACTATCAACGCTATCGTGGCTACTGCACACGCCGCATTCGTCGTCTGCGCAAGGCCCTTAAGTATCCCCAGGGTGACAAGCGTCACTTTAAGCGTCGCGATGTAACGCTCTCCCAGCTGACGGGCAAAAAGGCGGACGAGCGCTTCATACACATACCGCTTATCAGTGCGGAGCGGGCCTGGGCCTACGCCATGCAGCTGAAACAAGAAGCGAACACAGAGCCACGAAAGCGCTTTCACTTGATAAACAAGCTGCGACGCGCCTGTTTCTATGCCCTTCAGTTGCAGGAGCTATGCAAT ACGGAGGCGTTCGATGCACGCACCAAGCTCGAGTGCGAGGCATATGTAGCCTGGATGCATGGTACGCTGCACtttgagctgcagctgtggaAGACGGCAGGTGAGCATTTAAAACGCGCCCAGGTAGTGTATGAAAACTTGGCCAAGGCGCTTCCCGATGACGACCAGGAGCTGTATCGCGCAAAGGTTAATGAGTTCACGCCCAATTTGCGCTACTGCGCCTACAATATTAGTGGCGGTGCCAGCGGCGGCAACATTGATGAAATTCTTGAGCTGCGTGCTCAGGGTGTTTTGGAGAACCTTGATGTGCTTGTTAGCCAAACGAAATCAGAGAGCAGCGAGGGCCTGCAGACGATCGACTGGCGTGGTCGTAAGGTCACCGTGCGCCCCGAGAAGGTGCGACTGTTTTTGCTTAGCGCCCAGGAGCTGGACAAATCGTTGGCCAAAACCACGAAATTGGATGCTAAGATTGAGCTGATCGAGCGCATATTAATGGATTGCAAGGATGCCATTCAGGCAGTGCGGGACGAGATCAAACAGGATCCCAAACTACGTTCCCTGACCACAGGTCAAACTGTCTCGGGTGTGCAATACTTGCTGGCCTACTTGAGCTACATACGCCATAGCCGTACACTTCAGCGCAATTTATGTTTGGTTGATCAG GCCAAGTTGAACTTTGTTGATCCCAATCAGCAGCGAACCCAGACTCAAAGCGAAGGCAAACGCGTGCGCCCCCAGGATTTGGCGCGTCTATACGAGATCATCTTGCAGAATGTCACCGAAATGCAGCTAATTAGCGGCATGGAAGAGGATGCTCAATATCAGAGCGAGGTGGCCAATTTGGCGCTTACATTTAAGGCTTTCCGCTGCTATTACATTGCGCTCACCCTGATCGATATGAAAAAGTGGAAGGAGGCTGTGGCGCTATACGAACGCGCCTCCAACTATGCTAACGATGCGCTCAAGGGCCGCTCCTGTGCCGAATTCCAGCTACAATCGGAGCTAAAGAAAATGGTTTCCTCAATCGATGGCAGCAAGTTCTCGGCACACGCGTACAGCGTGCTGGAGGATGACAATAGCGAGGATGTCGGCGGTGTCTCAACTAAATCGCAGAAAACAACGAAACCGCTGTACGAGCGCCTCTCTCAATATAAGGAGGACCAATCGCTGCACACCCGGGCGCCGAATGTTTTTAAGTTGACGCCCGATATGGAACCCATACCCTGCAAACCGCTGTTTTTCGATCTGGCTATGAACTACTTGGAGTTGCCATCCCTGGAGGACAAGCTTGAATCGCCCGGCAAGAAGGGTGCCTCCATTACGGGCTTTGTAAAGGGCTTCCTTGGCTGGGGCGGAGGTGGCAATAAGTGA
- the LOC6624138 gene encoding protein phosphatase methylesterase 1 produces the protein MSSLQRTILKSKLPPTIPGGRIGRADSFKKSRIRDYKPCMWNEFFAEKADVVVDEHRTFRVYKTKQPEKPGPVLLLLHGGGYSALTWAHFCSEVTSMIHCQCLCIDLRGHGDSRVDDEDDLSADTLSKDIGDLVVKLYPEEVPQIYVVGHSMGGAIAVHFAYMALVPSLIGITVIDVVEGTAMEALASMQSFLRSRPKYFQSIPNAIEWCIRSGQVRNVDSAKVSMPGQIINCTTNKLATNDLPLTDEVLEEAHHTSMFPNAFSISEDEEVGNAGEDGAESVDFKKPTTTKAATDAAKNYTWRIDLAKSEKYWVGWFSGLSDKFLNLRLPKQLLLASIDGLDRTLTVGQMQGRFQMQVLARCGHAVHEDRPHEVAEVISGYLIRNRFAEAAGEFRCHMPSC, from the exons ATGTCGAGTTTACAACGTACAATACTTAAGTCGAAACTGCCACCCACCATTCCGGGTGGCCGGATTGGCAGAGC AGATTCCTTTAAAAAGTCACGTATAAGGGACTACAAGCCATGCATGTGGAACGAGTTCTTTGCCGAGAAGGCAGATGTCGTCGTGGATGAGCACCGCACATTTCGCGTCTATAAAACTAAACAGCCCGAGAAACCGGGCCCCGTATTGTTATTACTGCACGGTGGGGGCTATTCGGCGCTTACCTGGGCGCACTTTTGT TCGGAAGTGACAAGCATGATACACTGTCAGTGCCTGTGCATCGACCTTCGGGGACACGGCGACAGCAGAGTGGATGACGAGGACGACTTGTCGGCAGACACTCTGTCAAA GGACATTGGCGATTTGGTCGTGAAACTGTATCCCGAGGAGGTGCCACAAATCTATGTGGTTGGCCACTCGATGGGCGGTGCTATTGCtgtacattttgcatatatggcGTTGGTGCCGAGTCTGATTGGCATCACAGTCATCGATGTCGTCGAGGGCACAGCAATGGAAGCTTTGGCTAGTATGCAAAGCTTTCTGCGCTCGCGTCCCAAATACTTTCAGAGCATACCAAATGCCATCGAATGGTGCATACGCAGCGGACAGGTGCGAAATGTGGACAGTGCCAAAGTCTCGATGCCTGGACAAATAATCAA CTGTACAACGAATAAATTGGCAACGAATGATCTTCCCCTGACGGATGAAGTGCTGGAGGAGGCGCATCATACAAGCATGTTTCCAAATGCATTTAGCATTTCCGAAGATGAAGAGGTGGGCAATGCCGGTGAAGACGGAGCCGAAAGTGTCGACTTCAAGAAACCCACAACGACCAAGGCCGCAACGGATGCGGCCAAGAA CTACACCTGGCGCATCGATCTGGCCAAATCGGAAAAGTATTGGGTCGGCTGGTTTTCGGGCCTTAGCGACAAGTTCCTCAATTTGAGATTACCCAAACAGTTACTTCTGGCTAGCATCGATGGACTAGATCGCACCCTAACTGTTGGCCAGATGCAGGGACGCTTCCAGATGCAGGTGTTGGCACGCTGCGGCCACGCCGTACACGAGGACCGTCCACACGAGGTAGCCGAGGTAATCAGCGGCTATTTGATACGCAATCGTTTCGCGGAGGCCGCAGGCGAGTTTCGCTGCCACATGCCATCCTGTTAA
- the pix gene encoding protein Pixie produces the protein MSRRKEHEETDKQTRIAIVSDDKCKPKRCRQECKKSCPVVRMGKLCIEVTPTSKIASLSEELCIGCGICVKKCPFEAITIINLPSNLDKHTTHRYSKNSFKLHRLPIPRPGEVLGLVGQNGIGKSTALKILAGKQKPNLGKYANPPDWTEILAYFRGSELQNYFTKILEDNLKALVKPQYVDQIPKAVRGAVGELLDKKDERDLQTKICNMLDLSHIRDREISQLSGGELQRFAIAMVCIQNADIFMFDEPSSYLDVKQRLNAALTIRSLLHPTKFIIVVEHDLSVLDYLSDFICCLYGVPGCYGVVTMPFSVREGINIFLDGFVPTENMRFRTESLTFKVSESATEEEIKRMNHYVYPSMVKTLGKFELTVEKGHFSDSEILVLLGENGTGKTTFIRMLAGNLQPDGEVELPMLNISYKPQKISPKFQNHVRHLLHDKIRDAYVHPQFIADVMKPMKIEEIMDQEVQNLSGGELQRVALVLCLGKPADVYLIDEPSAYLDSEQRLVAAKVIKRYILHAKKTGFVVEHDFIMATYLADRVIVIEGQPSVKTTAYSPQSLLNGMNRFLELLGITFRRDPNNFRPRINKNNSVKDTEQKRCGQFFFLEDEAS, from the exons ATGTCGCGCAGGAAGGAGCACGAGGAGACGGACAAGCAGACGCGTATTGCCATTGTCAGCGATGACAAATGCAAACCGAAGCGCTGTCGGCAGGAATGCAAGAAGTCCTGTCCAGTGGTGCGCATGGGCAAGCTGTGCATCGAAGTGACGCCCACATCGAAGATAGCCTCGCTGTCCGAAGAGCTTTGCATCGGTTGCGGTATCTGCGTCAAG AAATGTCCCTTTGAGGCCATTACAATCATCAACTTGCCCAGCAATTTGGATAAGCACACAACGCATCGATATAGCAAAAACTCGTTCAAGCTGCATCGCTTGCCCATTCCTCGACCAGGAGAGGTGCTCGGTTTGGTGGGACAAAACGGTATTGGCAAGTCGACGGCACTGAAAATTCTTGCTGGCAAGCAGAAACCGAATTTGGGAAAATATGCGAATCCGCCCGACTGGACCGAAATTCTGGCCTATTTCCGTGGCTCCGAGCTGCAGAACTACTTCACTAAGATATTGGAGGACAACCTAAAGGCGCTGGTTAAGCCGCAGTATGTTGATCAGATTCCTAAAGCGGTGCGTGGTGCTGTGGGCGAGCTTCTCGATAAAAAGGACGAACGTGATCTGCAAACGAAAATCTGTAACATGTTGGACCTATCACACATTCGCGATCGTGAAATTTCTCAGCTGTCTGGTGGAGAACTGCAGCGTTTTGCCATTGCCATGGTGTGCATACAGAATGCTGATATCTTCATGTTCGACGAACCGTCCTCGTATCTGGATGTTAAGCAGCGTCTGAACGCTGCCCTGACCATTCGCTCGTTGCTGCATCCTACCAA ATTCATTATCGTTGTGGAGCACGATTTATCTGTGCTGGATTACTTGTCAGATTTCATTTGCTGTCTGTATGGCGTGCCCGGCTGCTATGGTGTTGTGACTATGCCTTTCTCGGTGCGTGAAGGCATCAACATTTTCCTGGACGGTTTCGTTCCCACGGAGAATATGCGTTTCCGTACGGAGTCGCTCACTTTCAAGGTATCCGAATCGGCAACGGAGGAGGAGATCAAACGTATGAATCATTACGTTTATCCATCCATGGTGAAAACGTTAGGCAAATTCGAGTTGACCGTTGAGAAGGGTCACTTCAGTGATTCTGAGATCCTGGTGCTGCTGGGCGAGAACGGTACGGGCAAGACAACGTTTATTCGCATGCTGGCTGGTAATCTGCAGCCGGACGGTGAAGTTGAGCTGCCCATGCTGAACATCTCGTATAAGCCGCAAAAGATTTCACCCAAATTCCAAAATCATGTCCGTCATTTGCTGCACGACAAGATTCGCGATGCATACGTGCATCCGCAGTTCATTGCGGACGTCATGAAGCCCATGAAAATTGAGGAGATCATGGACCAGGAGGTGCAAAACCTCTCAGGTGGTGAATTGCAGCGCGTAGCTCTGGTGCTCTGTTTGGGCAAGCCCGCCGACGTCTACCTTATTGATGAGCCCTCTGCATACTTGGATTCGGAACAGCGTCTGGTCGCTGCCAAGGTGATCAAACG ATATATTTTGCATGCGAAGAAAACAGGCTTCGTGGTGGAGCACGATTTCATTATGGCCACCTACCTCGCGGATCGAGTCATTGTTATTGAGGGTCAACCCTCGGTGAAGACCACTGCCTACTCGCCGCAGTCTCTGCTCAATGGTATGAATCGATTCCTCGAACTGCTGGGCATTACTTTCCGACGAGATCCAAACAACTTTAGGCCGCgcatcaataaaaataactcgGTCAAGGATACGGAACAGAAGCGCTGTGGACAGTTCTTCTTTCTGGAGGATGAGGCTTCGTAA
- the LOC6624186 gene encoding uncharacterized protein, whose product MATTDMTTKTIGLSNVGNGNQYVEDIEYLRQLFRAKNLVNFSIGQIACSAGSSSGDNYMSLVKRVTIHDAAGDDSQMAAAASAICSVIIKRQIASISRRQLYRCGEAFTNEINVYQHVVPLLCRYSQQPLFPQCHIAALDDGSPSGEPIIVLQDLKALGFRMKNRLAGLELRHCLLVMKKLAQLHAASLAAQHLESAHFAQQCAHMTEIVYCPDAAEFYSRILDTSVQQALDSLNASNADGNLSAPIRLIEQLQPHLFEQLHRSIITAAATPFSVICHGDLWVNNLMFRSQPEEVIFFDLQAMRRTSPVFDILHFIYTSTRRQLRDVHTDTLLAAYAEALRKELGQQLRHTPAANHLSELCETFSLQRLSEDYVRHVHYGLAISMWILPAVTFDPNNIPDLDAISELNLNGKEINCTLKLTPEYHLRIRELALEFYEHGYLGV is encoded by the exons atggcaacaactgatatgacaacaaaaacaataggACTATCAAATGTGGGCAACGGCAACCAATATGTGGAGGACATTGAGTATTTGCGCCAACTGTTTCGAGCTAAGAATTTGGTGAACTTTAGCATTGGCCAAATCGCCTGCAGcgcgggcagcagcagcggcgacaACTACATGTCCTTGGTGAAGCGTGTGACAATCCATGATGCGGCGGGCGATGATAGCCAAATGG CTGCCGCTGCGTCTGCCATCTGCTCAGTCATCATCAAGCGTCAAATTGCTAGCATCTCGCGCCGTCAGCTGTACCGTTGCGGGGAGGCCTTCACAAATGAGATTAATGTTTATCAGCACGTGGTACCGTTACTCTGCCGCTACAGTCAGCAGCCGTTATTTCCGCAATGCCACATAGCCGCCCTCGATGATGGAAGCCCGAGTGGCGAGCCCATCATTGTGTTGCAGGACCTCAAAGCACTCGGCTTCCGCATGAAGAATCGCCTGGCAGGTCTGGAGCTGCGACACTGCCTCCTTGTGATGAAG AAACTGGCGCAGTTGCATGCCGCTTCACTGGCCGCACAGCATCTGGAATCGGCGCATTTTGCACAGCAGTGCGCGCACATGACGGAAATTGTATACTGCCCGGATGCGGCGGAGTTCTATTCTCGCATACTGGACACATCGGTGCAGCAGGCGCTAGACAGTCTGAATGCCTCTAATGCGGATGGTAACCTATCGGCACCCATACGCCTcatcgagcagctgcagccgcatcTGTTTGAGCAACTACACCGAAGCATTATAACGGCGGCAGCAACTCCGTTCAGCGTGATCTGCCATGGTGACTTGTGGGTCAACAATCTAATGTTTCGTTCGCAGCCCGAGGAGGTCATCTTTTTTGATCTACAGGCCATGAGACGCACCTCGCCCGTGTTTGATATACTTCACTTTATATACACCAGCACGCGCCGGCAGCTGCGCGATGTGCACACGGATACATTGCTAGCCGCCTATGCGGAGGCTCTGCGTAAGGAACTGGGCCAACAGCTGCGTCACACACCGGCGGCCAACCATCTGAGTGAACTGTGCGAAACCTTCTCGCTGCAGCGACTCAGCGAGGACTATGTGCGTCACGTGCATTACGGATTGGCCATATCCATGTGGATATTGCCGGCGGTCACGTTCGATCCCAATAACATACCCGATCTGGATGCGATAAGTGAGCTGAACTTAAATGGAAAAGAGATTAATTGTACGCTGAAGCTGACGCCGGAGTATCATCTGCGCATCAGGGAGTTGGCGCTGGAGTTCTACGAGCATGGTTATCTGGGCGTGTAA
- the Galk gene encoding N-acetylgalactosamine kinase, which produces MAAKSGSGTVAARNVGDEHVAVQKLQPEAPIYERLMSLGAFYKQQYGVEPEFYVRVPGRVNIIGEHVDYCGYSVLPMAVEQSIILAVGTSPEQAHLELHHLDEGKFQSFDCDLNALDIKLPKTGGPAWYSYFLCGIKGIQEELEKKWRPIGMRIALSGNVPLAAGLSSSSALVSAAVLATGHVQGMQLDRKQLASISASCEQYIGTHSGGMDQAIAYLAKEGCAQHIEFHPKLKGTPVTLPAGSCFVVANSLVQKRKAASSDYNERVVECRLATRWLAKSQKLPNWKDYTRFIDLEEACNLDNAAYAQLIQQQLKRMLYTREDVCEELGITEQELETDFLTPSTQHMQQFKLRQRALHVIQESGRVVQFRQICEQLQRRASKQDIEQLGKLMQQSHQSLRELYECSHPDLERLIALSVKQGVSARVTGAGWGGCIVAMCDSVKAAADYVQVLKREYYAQLPAHLLERYQPNDFNEVVFATFPSNGAELFVL; this is translated from the exons ATGGCAGCAAAAAGTGGAAGTGGTACAGTCGCAGCTCGCAATGTGGGTGACGAGCATGTAGCCGTGCAAAAACTCCAGCCAGAGGCTCCGATCTATGAGCGCCTAATGAGCCTGGGCGCCTTCTACAAGCAGCAATACGGCGTTGAGCCAGAGTTTTATGTGCGCGTACCAGGACG CGTTAATATTATAGGTGAACACGTGGACTACTGCGGCTATTCGGTCCTGCCCATGGCTGTTGAGCAGAGCATCATTTTGGCTGTAGGCACAAGCCCAGAGCAGGCACATCTGGAACTACATCATCTGGATGAGGGTAAATTCCAAAGCTTTGATTGCGATCTAAATGCCCTTGA CATCAAGCTGCCCAAGACAGGCGGTCCGGCCTGGTACAGTTACTTCTTATGCGGCATCAAGGGCATACAGGAGGAGCTGGAGAAGAAGTGGCGTCCCATTGGCATGCGCATTGCACTTAGCGGCAATGTGCCACTTGCTGCTGGCTTGTCCAGCTCTAGTGCGTTGGTTAGCGCCGCTGTGCTGGCCACTGGACACGTGCAGGGCATGCAGCTGGATCGCAAGCAGCTAGCCTCGATTTCAGCTAGCTGTGAGCAATATATTGGCACACATAGCGGCGGCATGGATCAAGCTATTGCTTATCTAGCAAAGGAGGGTTGTGCCCAGCACATTGAGTTCCATCCAAAACTTAAGGGTACGCCCGTAACGCTGCCCGCTGGCAGTTGCTTTGTGGTGGCCAATAGTCTCGTGCAGAAGCGAAAAGCAGCATCTTCCGACTACAATGAGCGCGTTGTCGAGTGCCGTCTGGCTACTCGTTGGCTGGCCAAGTCACAGAAGCTGCCTAACTGGAAGGATTACACTAGATTCATAGATCTGGAGGAGGCCTGCAATTTAGATAATGCTGCATACGCCCAACTGATTCAACAGCAGTTAAAGAGAATGCTTTATACACGCGAGGACGTTTGCGAGGAGCTGGGCATCACGGAACAGGAACTTGAAACGGATTTTCTAACGCCCAGCACGCAGCACATGCAGCAGTTCAAGCTGCGCCAACGCGCCTTGCATGTTATCCAGG AGTCTGGTCGAGTTGTCCAGTTCAGACAAATTtgtgagcagctgcagcgccgcGCAAGCAAGCAGGATATTGAGCAGCTGGGCAAGCTAATGCAGCAGTCGCATCAGAGCCTGCGCGAGCTCTATGAGTGCTCTCATCCGGACTTGGAGCGTCTCATTGCCTTATCCGTCAAACAAGGGGTCAGCGCACGTGTCACGGGTGCCGG CTGGGGAGGCTGCATTGTGGCCATGTGCGATTCAGTTAAAGCAGCCGCCGATTACGTTCAGGTGCTGAAGCGTGAGTACTATGCTCAATTGCCGGCGCATCTCTTGGAGCGCTATCAGCCCAATGATTTCAATGAAGTTGTCTTTGCCACATTTCCCAGCAATGGCGCCGAACTATTTGTACTATAA
- the LOC6624199 gene encoding uncharacterized protein, with protein MWSTRLLHLLGCLALALSTARAQFFYHQALGLPAKVAYEPASPYVGYATADAHPSVVKNAQWESQLPSELSKSARFYSDPVIAANLAKESLLTRKEMAVVHREAEKIPREQVYKLFKNAGYLSRR; from the coding sequence ATGTGGTCCACCCGCCTACTTCATTTGCTTGGTTGCCTTGCGCTGGCCCTCAGCACGGCTCGGGCGCAGTTCTTCTACCATCAGGCTTTGGGGCTGCCAGCGAAGGTCGCATATGAGCCAGCATCGCCATATGTGGGATATGCCACGGCAGATGCGCATCCGTCGGTGGTTAAAAATGCCCAATGGGAGTCGCAGCTGCCGAGTGAACTATCCAAAAGTGCCCGCTTCTACAGCGATCCGGTCATAGCTGCCAATCTGGCCAAGGAATCGCTGCTGACGCGCAAGGAGATGGCGGTTGTGCATCGCGAGGCGGAAAAGATTCCACGCGAACAGGTCTACAAGCTCTTCAAGAACGCGGGCTACTTGAGTCGCAGATAG
- the LOC6624232 gene encoding myotubularin-related protein 9, which yields MEFADLIKTPKLDGVFLHTNAANATVEGTLCITGHHLLLSARQENTQELWLLHKNIDCVEKKPSMGQNIVMGGIITLKCKDLRIISLEIKYAKDFFNVAASLEALSAIQNPELDYPFFYRPMYSILEDGFTMFRPELEFAQLISGMSMGGASSPNVANISICMPSTSAVGCSSSSTSSIPHPLQNGFALDAAAALVGSSVSACEWRISHVNKDFGVCATYGATLIVPKAISDEQIALSAAFRDGGRFPLLSYRHENGATLMRSAQPLSIQGIKRCRADEAILNLVLGRSKKGFIVDTWGKGKSNTETDLHYSQWKKVNRSIGNVSYPASILDSFAKLIEACNDTGCSTDKWLSRLENSGWLSLVLNSLNASCVVAQCLDQEGSPVLVHGAKGLDSTLIVTSLVQIILNPDCRTVRGLQALIEREWIQAGHPFASRHRYSCYTPHQMRNKNSGATFVLFLDCIYQLYMQFPCSFEFSTQLLILLFEHSYFSQYGTFLCDSERERHELQVHTRTTSLWSYLNRPDVLQTLLNPLYEPNASVIWPSVAPISLELWSELYLRWVIDQRNLATTMAQIQELVTREKELRSQAFKLRKQAMELSLEIGAHGNDVDNA from the exons ATGGAGTTCGCTGATCTGATAAAAACACCCAAATTGGATGGGGTCTTCCTGCACACGaatgcagcaaatgcaacagtTGAGGGCACCCTGTGCATAACGGGTCACCATTTATTGCTCAGCGCACGTCAGGAAAACACGCAGGAGCTATGG CTGCTGCACAAGAACATCGACTGCGTGGAGAAGAAGCCGAGCATGGGCCAGAACATTGTCATGGGCGGCATTATTACGCTCAAGTGCAAGGATTTGCGCATTATATCGCTGGAGATCAAATATGCCAAAGACTTTTTTAATGTGGCTGCCTCCTTGGAGGCGCTCAGTGCAATACAAAACCCAGAGCTCGACTATCCATTCTTTTACAGACCCATGTATTCCATACTGGAGGACGGCTTCACAATGTTCAG ACCGGAGCTGGAATTCGCACAACTTATCAGCGGCATGAGTATGGGCGGTGCCTCATCGCCGAACGTTGcaaatatatcaatttgcatgccCTCGACTTCAGCTGtgggctgcagcagcagcagcaccagcagcataCCTCATCCGCTGCAGAACGGCTTTGCGTTggacgcagcagctgcattggTGGGCAGCAGCGTGTCCGCCTGCGAGTGGCGCATCAGCCACGTCAACAAAGACTTCGGCGTCTGTGCCACATATGGCGCCACACTGATTGTACCTAAAGCAATTAGCGACGAGCAAATCGCGCTCTCCGCTGCCTTTCGAGACGGCGGACGTTTCCCATTGCTCAGCTACAGGCATGAAAATGGC GCTACTCTGATGCGTAGCGCCCAGCCACTGTCCATACAGGGCATCAAGCGCTGCCGGGCCGACGAGGCCATACTCAATCTGGTGCTGGGACGCAGTAAAAAGGGCTTTATTGTGGACACGTGGGGCAAGGGCAAGTCCAACACTGAAACGGACCTGCACTACTCTCAGTGGAAGAAGGTCAATCGCTCAATCGGCAATGTCAGTTATCCGGCCTCCATTCTGGACAGTTTTGCCAAATTGATTGAGGCCTGCAATGACACTGGCTGCAGCACGGACAAGTGGCTATCGCGTCTCGAGAATAGCGGCTGGCTAAGCCTGGTGCTCAATTCGTTGAATGCCTCCTGCGTAGTAGCCCAATGCTTGGACCAGGAGGGCAGTCCAGTCCTGGTGCACGGCGCCAAGGGTCTTGACTCGACGCTGATAGTTACATCGTTGGTGCAAATCATTCTAAATCCAGATTGTCGCACTGTGCGCGG TTTGCAAGCTTTGATAGAGCGCGAGTGGATCCAGGCGGGACATCCGTTCGCATCGAGGCATCGCTATTCCTGTTACACGCCGCATCAGATGCGCAACAAGAACTCGGGCGCCACATTTGTTCTGTTTCTGGATTGTATCTATCAGCTGTACATGCAGTTTCCCTGCAGCTTTGAGTTCAGCACGCAGCTGCTCATATTGCTCTTCGAGCACAGCTACTTCTCGCAATATGGCACCTTTCTGTGCGACTCGGAACGGGAGCGACACGAGCTCCAAGTGCACACCAGGACCACCAGCCTGTGGTCGTACCTCAATCGACCAGATGTGTTGCAGACATTGCTTAATCCCCTGTACGAGCCAAATGCCAGTGTTATCTGGCCCTCTGTGGCACCCATTAGCCTGGAATTGTGGAGCG aACTCTATTTACGCTGGGTGATTGATCAACGCAATTTGGCAACGACCATGGCACAAATACAGGAATTGGTTACCCGCGAAAAGGAGCTCAGAAGCCAG GCATTCAAGCTGCGCAAACAGGCAATGGAACTGAGTCTGGAGATCGGGGCACATGGAAATGATGTGGATAATGCATGA
- the LOC6622192 gene encoding UPF0193 protein EVG1 homolog, which produces MNRHRYNNVQLDGLTSGLLKQQQQHQQQLQQSGQPPANGNEEQLPLWPSERIGPGGSGAFHAPKVEYSKETADLLKLLMKESKMSMIMRKQIDNSLRNGEPLPLPKPPRPNTNNDLNKETLAILERARNAKRKNLRQIEGSGAYEKTYYRPKVDNRMISDKAKSKLQLTMAGVELPDPAIKPLRRSREDRLVTENDIINELLDQINERADWLAEMEALGQGKKYRPEIHDQISERLHRIRALETKIKMKADGGYRFVD; this is translated from the exons ATGAACAGGCATCGCTATAACAATGTGCAGCTAGATGGGCTGACCTCGGGCCtgttgaagcagcagcagcaacaccagcagcagctgcaacaatcAGGCCAGCCGCCAGCTAATGGCAATGAGGAGCAGTTGCCCCTGTGGCCGAGCGAGCGCATTGGGCCCGGTGGCAGCGGCGCCTTTCATGCTCCAAAAGTGGAGTACAGCAAGGAGACTGCCGATTTACTGAAGC TGCTCATGAAAGAGTCCAAGATGTCCATGATTATGCGCAAGCAAATCGATAACAGTCTGCGCAATGGAgagccgctgccgttgccaaAACCGCCGCGTCCCAACACCAACAATGATCTTAACAAGGAAACTCTGGCTATACTAGAGCGTGCGCGCAATGCCAAACGAAAAAACCTGCGCCAAATTGAAGGTAGCGGCGCCTATGAGAAGACCTATTATCGCCCGAAAGTGGACAATCGCATGATCAGCGATAAGGCCAAATCCAAGCTGCAATTGACCATGGCAGGTGTTGAATTGCCTGATCCGGCTATAAAGCCGCTTCGTCGTTCCCGTGAAGATCGTTTGGTCACCGAAAACGATATAATCAACGAAT TGCTGGATCAAATAAACGAGCGTGCAGATTGGCTGGCCGAGATGGAGGCGCTGGGGCAGGGTAAAAAATACCGTCCTGAGATACACGATCAGATATCGGAGCGTTTGCATCGCATCCGTGCATTGGAGACCAAAATAAAGATGAAGGCTGACGGAGGCTATCGTTTTGTGGACTAG